A genomic region of Dreissena polymorpha isolate Duluth1 chromosome 4, UMN_Dpol_1.0, whole genome shotgun sequence contains the following coding sequences:
- the LOC127876184 gene encoding NAD-dependent protein deacylase sirtuin-6-like, whose product MSVNYAEGLSPYEHKGKCGLPEKFDNVSDVAAKVDQLVQWINESQHVVFHTGAGISTSAGIPDFRGPNGVWTLEQKGEKPTFNVTFESAVPTFTHRALVAMETLGLAKYVISQNVDGLHVRSGFPRNRLSELHGNMFVEECNKCGTRYINREVVKTMGVKLTGNNCTQVKSRGRCRGKLQDTILDWEHALPDQDLDWAEKQAKAADLSICLGTSLQIVPSGNLPLITKRSGGKLVIVNLQPTKHDKKADLKICTYVDDVMKAVCKQLGIVVPEYTGPGVVLQSNHTLPSEENLNIVLKDQSFLLTNMSEIKTEKGGGKIETVNGVTNFGNNSNGSNNVHLSVKNEIKDEEVIKLRAIQGLTKDEGQCESDILVLPEITSSYSSNVSENAIPDSDATEVKRVKLEPSKQIV is encoded by the exons ATGTCTGTGAACTATGCAGAAGGCTTATCCCCTTATGAGCACAAAGGGAAGTGTGGACTACCAGAGAAGTTTGACAATGTGTCCGATGTGGCTGCTAAAGTGGACCAGCTAGTTCAGTGGATTAACGAGAGCCAACATGTAGTGTTCCATACTGGAGCTGGCATAAGCACTTCTGCAGGAATTCCAGACTTCAGAGGCCCAAATG GTGTTTGGACCCTTGAACAAAAGGGAGAGAAACCAACCTTTAATGTGACGTTTGAAAGCGCAGTACCAACATTTACCCACCGGGCATTAGTAGCCATGGAAACATTAG GTCTAGCAAAATATGTGATAAGCCAGAATGTGGATGGGTTACATGTGAGGTCAGGTTTCCCAAGAAACCGGTTGTCAGAACTCCATGGCAACATGTTTGTAGAAGAATGCAACAAATGTGGCACAAGG TATATAAACCGAGAGGTGGTGAAAACCATGGGTGTGAAGTTGACGGGCAACAACTGTACACAGGTGAAATCCAGGGGACGGTGCAG AGGCAAACTGCAGGACACAATTTTAGACTGGGAGCATGCCCTTCCTGACCAGGATTTAGACTGGGCTGAGAAACAGGCTAA GGCAGCTGATCTCAGCATTTGCCTGGGGACCTCTCTGCAGATTGTTCCCAGTGGAAACCTCCCGTTGATCACAAAACGCTCAGGTGGCAAACTGGTCATTGTCAATCTCCAGCCGACAAAACATGACAAGAAAGCGGACTTGAAAATCTGCACATATGTTGATGATGTCATGAAAGCTGTTTGCAAACAGCTCGGGATTGTTGTGCCCGAGTACACTGGGCCTGGTGTTGTTCTGCAGTCTAATCATACCCTGCCCAGTGAAGAGAACCTCAATATTGTGCTGAAAGACCAGTCATTCCTGTTAACAAACATGTCTGAAATTAAAACTGAGAAAGGTGGAGGTAAAATTGAGACTGTGAATGGGGTGACTAATTTTGGGAATAACTCAAATGGCAGTAACAACGTTCATTTATCagtcaagaatgaaattaaagatgAGGAAGTTATAAAACTAAGAGCAATCCAAGGACTGACTAAAGATGAAGGTCAGTGTGAGAGTGACATTTTAGTTTTACCAGAAATTACGAGTTCTTATAGTAGCAATGTGTCTGAAAACGCAATACCTGACAGTGATGCTACTGAAGTAAAGAGAGTAAAGTTAGAGCCGtcaaaacaaattgtttaa